A stretch of Caldanaerobius polysaccharolyticus DSM 13641 DNA encodes these proteins:
- a CDS encoding serine hydrolase yields the protein MKGNKIYKAVISFALIIAVIAIMLPASANYPDISISINGNLIQITPKPMVVGGYITVPFRGISEALGADVYWDSSSQTMTAVKGDQSATVQNGQKWAVVNNKVITMPVLSFMSNNRLYVPLTLFKEAFGANIQWDKVNHIVYIKTSDSHYEWGTGVNNIVYPDYNALKAKLQSYISTRPGQISVYVHDLTTGQTLSIGGDNVYAAASTIKLPLVLYLYEQAAAGKIDLNTKLTYTPKYYMQGTGILQGQPFGGQYTIRELSRLAIEYSDNVAWQMLLDYAGQDNLTAFEKSLGANATGLVNGLSVTTPKDMDIYLSELLAFRDENYDLGNEVLYYMEHSIFSEGIPQELPSGVVVAHKMGALDDKFHDVGIVFGNRPYIITIFTENGWEDASLQTLADISRIVYDYQSGL from the coding sequence ATGAAGGGTAATAAGATATACAAAGCTGTAATCTCTTTTGCTTTGATAATAGCTGTCATTGCCATTATGCTACCAGCTTCAGCTAACTATCCTGATATATCTATATCTATAAACGGGAATTTGATACAGATAACTCCAAAGCCCATGGTCGTAGGCGGATATATAACAGTTCCCTTCAGAGGTATTTCTGAAGCACTGGGCGCAGATGTGTATTGGGACTCATCGTCGCAGACGATGACAGCGGTAAAAGGCGATCAAAGCGCTACGGTGCAAAATGGGCAAAAATGGGCAGTGGTCAACAATAAGGTAATAACAATGCCTGTCCTTTCATTTATGAGCAACAACAGGTTGTATGTGCCCCTTACGCTATTTAAAGAAGCCTTTGGCGCCAATATACAATGGGATAAAGTAAACCATATAGTTTACATCAAGACATCGGACAGCCATTATGAGTGGGGCACAGGAGTAAACAATATAGTTTATCCCGATTACAATGCCCTCAAGGCAAAACTGCAAAGTTATATAAGCACACGCCCGGGACAGATAAGTGTATACGTTCACGACTTGACCACAGGCCAGACTCTAAGCATCGGCGGAGACAATGTGTACGCAGCAGCCAGCACAATAAAACTGCCATTGGTGCTATATCTTTATGAGCAGGCCGCTGCAGGGAAAATAGATCTCAACACAAAGCTCACTTATACGCCGAAGTATTACATGCAGGGAACAGGTATCCTCCAAGGACAGCCCTTTGGTGGCCAGTATACTATAAGAGAACTTTCGCGACTGGCTATTGAGTACAGCGACAACGTGGCCTGGCAGATGTTGTTGGACTACGCAGGCCAAGATAACTTAACGGCTTTTGAAAAGTCACTGGGTGCCAACGCAACAGGCCTTGTCAACGGCCTAAGCGTAACCACACCTAAAGATATGGATATATACTTGAGTGAGTTATTGGCATTTAGAGATGAAAACTACGATCTGGGAAATGAAGTACTGTATTATATGGAACACTCCATCTTCAGCGAGGGGATACCTCAGGAATTGCCTTCAGGAGTAGTCGTAGCTCATAAGATGGGAGCCCTTGATGACAAATTCCACGACGTAGGCATCGTATTTGGAAATCGACCTTACATCATAACCATATTCACAGAAAACGGCTGGGAAGACGCATCGCTTCAAACCCTTGCCGATATTTCTCGAATAGTATATGATTATCAGTCAGGACTTTAA